Genomic segment of Microbacterium hydrocarbonoxydans:
CGTGAAGGTGTCGAGCAGCGCGTCTCCGGCCCGCCCTTGCAGAACTGTCGCCAGCTTCCACGCCAGGTTCGTCGCATCGCGCATGCCGGAGTTCCACCCCTGACCCAACCAGACGGGCATCAGGTGCGCGGCATCCCCGGCGATGAGCTGCCGACCCTTGCGGAACGACCCCGCCACCCGGCCATGATGCGTGAAGACGCGGCGACGGATGAAGTCCAGCGAAGACGGGTCGGGCACATGATCGCGCAACAGCGCGTCGACGTATGCCGGATCGGTGACCTGCTCCTCGGTCTCTCCCGGCTTCAGCATGAACTCCCAGCGTCGCACCGCGTGCGGCAGGCCGATGGACACGTACGGCCGCTTCGGGTCGGCGCCGAGGAAGACGTTGGGTGTGCCGAGCGGGTCGTTGTTGACGTCGACCACCAGCCATCGTGTCGACGGTGACTCTCCCTCGAAGCTGATGCCCAGACGCTTGCGAGTCGGCGACTTGCCGCCCTCGCATCCGATCAGATAGCGGGCCGAGAGGCGCACCTCGCCCTCCGGCGTCCGAGCGATCGCGGTCACCGTGTCGCGGTCCTCGTCGACGTCGACGACCTCGTGGTCGAAGAGCACGCGCACGTGGTCGAAACGGGCGAGGCCCTCGTAGAGCGCCCGATCCACCTCGGGCTGGATGAAGCCGTGCTTGCGCTCCCACCCGAACTCATCGGTCTTCGGATCGTTCACGAGGATAGTCCGGCCCGAGCCGTTCACGAGCCGCATGATGTGGTGGGGGTTCGTGTGCGGCTGCACGGCGTCGACGAGACCGGCGGTCTGGATCGTGCGGAACGACTCATCGTCGAGGCCGACGCCCCGCGGGAAGTCGATCAGATCGGAGCGCGCTTCGAGCACGGTGACCGAGCGTCCGTACAGCCCCAACAGGTTCGCGAGCATGAGCCCCGCGGGTCCGGCGCCGACGATCACGACCTCGGAGTCGACGGCTGCCGTCACCGAAGCACCGCCGTCGTCACACCGAAGCCGGCGATGTACTCCCGGATGGGCTTGTAGAACTCATAGGTGACGTCGTACTCGCCGCACGCGCGCAGCGCCGAGTACGCCGCGACCCAGGTGCGCACCTCGTGCGAAGAGTGGCCGGCGACGGCATCCATCTCATCGGCCGTGTAGGCGTCGAACCGCTCGACGTCTCCCGAGCGCACGACGTCGAGGAAGGCGAGGTCCCATTCGGGATTCAGGTCCATGATGTCGGCCTCGCCCCTGGCGAACGCGACCGCTGTGTCGATCGTGCGCTGCTGACGTGCGGCGCGCGCCTCGGGCGTGGGGTGACGGCCGTCGGTGAGGAACTCCCGCTGCTCGGGAGTGGCGGTCGCGATCTGCGGAACAGGCGGGTCGTGCGACAGGCCGCCCGAGCCGAGGAAGAGCACGCGCTTGTCGCTGTCGCGGAAGAACTCTCCGACGCTCTGGCCGAAGCGGCGCACCCGCGCCATCTTCGTGAACGGTCGCGCGACCGAGTTCACGAAGATCGGGATCATCGGCACCACATCGAGCCCGCCGAAGATGATCTCGGCGGGCTGCACCGCACCGTGGTCGACCTCCATGCGGCGCGAGATGGCGGCATCGATGTCCTGACTGATCACGTGCTGCGCCAGCCTCTCGGCGAGGTCGGTCGGCACCGCGATCGGTCCGTCCCAGGAGTCGTAGTCACCGGTGCCGTGCGCCTCGTAGCCGATGCAGAAAGGCGGCATCAGATCGTAGAAGAATCCGTTGTAGTGATCCGGCCCGAAGTTCACCAGGATGTCGGGCCGGAAGTCCTCCGCGAAGCGACGCACATGATCGAACGCCGCCTCGACGGCGTGCGTGACGTCGGCGGGCGGGTCGGTGTGCTCGAGAAGAGGGCTGTGCGACATGCAGATCAGCGCCTGTGGCATGGGATGACTCCTTCGTCGTCGATCAGCGGGACAGAGCGGTCCCCTCCCCATCGAAGGCGTCGACCGGGCGCGGTGGGTTCTGCCGTTCCACCTGGCGAAACGCGGCGTCCGCGGTCTCAGCGACCGAGCGCGCGGGCCGCGAGCACGTAGGTGAAGGTGGCGCGCATGAGTGGCTTGTGGTTCGCGTCGTCGACGGAGACCTCGATGACGGCGACGTTACCGCCGGCCCGCACGACGCGGGCCGTCGCGACGGCGTGGTCCGCCCTCGAGTTCGCCAGGAAGTGCTGGTTCGACTGCACGGCGAGCGGAAAGCCGTCGGAGTCCTCGTAGGTCTGCATCGCGACGAAGGTTCCGGCGATGTCCGCGGCACCGAACAGTGCGGCAGCGGAGAACATGCCACTCGCCTGAGCCAGCGCGTCGGTCAACGGCATCCGCAGGCTGATCGTCTCTCCGTCGGCGGCGTGGGGCACGAGGCCCAGAGTGACGGCGATGTCGTCGAATCCTCGTCGCGCGGCGAAGCCCTCCATGTGTGTGATGAGCTGTGGCAGATCTGCGGCGATGGCCATGGTGTTCCTCTCAGGGAATCGGGGACGGGCGACTCTGCCCGCCCCCGAATCGGTGCCCGTGATCAGCGAGCGGCTGTGCGCATCGTCTCCTTCGACAGGAGCACGGCGAGCCCCGCGAGCACGATGAGACCGATGAAGTACCAGGCGATGTTGTTCGTCCCGCCGCCGTTGGGCAGACCGAAGAGCCACGTCGCCACCAGGGGTGCTGTTCCCGCACCGAGGAGCGAACCCAACTGGAAGGTGAGCGAGACGCCTGTGTAGCGGTCTTGCGTCTCGAACTTCTCGGCGAGGAACGCGCCGATGGGTCCGTACATCGATGCCTGGATGATCGGATTGCCCACCAGGAAGGCGAGAGCGATCAGCCAGTAGGAGCCGGAGTTCAGCAGCGCGAACATCGGGAACACGAGGGCGATCGAGATCACGGCGCCGGTGAGCATGACGGGGCGTCGACCGAAGCGGTCGGACAGCCAGGCGAAGAACGGGATGGCGAAGATGTGCACGAATGACGAGAACGTCAGCATGTACAAGGCGTCCTGCCGGGGCACGACCCCCTGCGCCGCGACGTAGGGGACCACCCAGATCGCCAGCAGCGCCTGCATGAAGAGCGGGCCGGCTGCCGCGAGGATGCCGAACAGCGCCGAGAGCGGGTACTTCTTGAGCACTCTCACGATCGGCACGCCCGTGTGCACCTCGCCGGCGGCCCGCGCACGGAGGAAGTCGGGCGACTCGGTGACGCGATAGCGCAGGTAGAGCCCGATGATGACCAGGATCGCGGAGAGGAGGAACGGCACCCGCCAGCCCCAGCTCAGGAACTGGTCGTCGGGGAGTCCCGCGAACAGCCCGAGCACGAGAGTCGCCAGCACCGCCCCGGTGGGTCCGCCGGTGACGGCGATCGACGCCGCGAGTCCTCGGTTGCCCTCCTTGACGTGCTCGGCGGCCATGAGCGTCGCACCCGCCCATTCGCCGCCGACGGCGAGGCCCTGAACGACGCGAAGAACGACGAGGATCAGCGGAGCCGCGATCCCGATCGTCTCGAACGTCGGCATCAGGCCGATGCAGACCGACACCGACCCCATCATCACCAGCGTGATGAACAGCATCGACTTGCGCCCGATCCGGTCACCGAAGTGGCCGAACAGGATGCCGCCGACGGGCCGCGACACGTAGCCGGCGAGCAGGATCACGAACGACAGCGCCGCGCCGAGTGCTGGGTCCATCGTGTCGGGGAAGAACAGCACGGGGAAGACGAGCCCTGCGGCCGCGCCGTACAGCAGGAAGTCGTAGTACTCGACGGTGGACCCGAGGAAGCTCGAGATCAGCGCCCGACGGGACTGCTTGCGCGTGGGCGTGTGCTCATCCGCCGGGTGGCCGGTCGTCGTCGCCTGTTCGGTCATGCTGTCTCCCCGGGTGCCGTGCCTCGCCCGAGCAGCGTCGCATCGGGCGAACCCGAGCATCCGGCACGCGAGAGCGCAGCACGAACCGGGTGTGCCGCAGGGTGGAACAGCGCCGTGGTTTCGGGGGTCTGGGAGGCCGGCGAGACCGATCTTCTGTGATGAGGCCTATGTCGGCGAGGAGGAATTCTCACGAGACCCACTTGCCGTGATCGGACCCATGCCGTGCACGTGGGTCTCGCCCGCGGACGTGGGTCTCACCCGCGGACGTGGGTCTCGCCCCCGGATGTGGGTCTCATGCGCGGCATTCCGACGAGACCCACATTCGGCCGCGAGACCCCTGTCCTCACGGTGGGTGTCGTGGCGGAAAGGAGGTGTCGCCGACCTTCCCCGGGAGATCCGTTACTCGAACCCGCCCGTGAGCCTCTCCCGCATCCGCTGACTCGTCTCGTTCATCCCGACGATCTCGACGGTCTTCCCGAGAGCCGCGTACTTCGTCTCGATCGCATCCAGCGCCGCGACCGTCGACGCGTCCCAGATGTGCGATCCCGTGAGGTCGATGATCACGTGCTCGGGATCGTCGGAGTACGAGAACAGAGTCGTCAGGTCGTTGCTCGAGGCGAAGAACAGCTCGCCGGTCACGACGTATCTGGCCGTGTCGTACACGACTGTCCGCGACACCGAGACGAAATGCGCCACCCGCCGCACGAACAAGACCGAGGCGACCAGCACGCCTCCGACCACGCCGACCGCGAGATTGTGCGTCAGCAGCACCAGCACGACGGTCGCGACCATCACGAACGTCTCGCTCTTCGGCATCCGCTTGAGGGTCGAGGGCTTGATGCTGTGCCAGTCGAACGCGCCGATCGCGACCATGATCATGACCGCGACGAGGGCAGCCATCGGGATCGTGCCGACGAAGTCGCCGAACACCACGACGAGCAGGAACAGGAAGATGCCGGCGAAGAAGGTCGAGATGCGCGTGCGCGCTCCGGATGCCTTCACGTTGATCATCGTCTGGCCGATCACCGCGCATCCGCCCATGCCGCCGAAGAACCCCGAGAGCATGTTCGCGATGCCCTGCGCCCACGATTCGCGGCTCTTGTTCGAGTGGGTGTCGGTGATCTCGTCGACCAGCTTCGCCGTGAGCAGCGACTCCATGAGGCCGACGAGTGCGACCCCGAGCGCGAACGGGGCGATGATGCCGAAGGTCTCCCACGTCCACGGGATGTCGGGCAGGAAGAGCGACGGCAGGCTCGTGGGCAGTTCACCCTGATCGCCCACGGTCGGCACGGCGATGCCCATCGTCAGCACGACGGCCGTCACGATGATCACCGACACGAGCGGTGCGGGCACGATCTTCGTGATCCTCGGCATCACGATCATCACGACGATCCCCAGCGCGACCAGCGGATACACCAGCCAGGGCACGTCGATCAGCTGTGGGAACTGCGAACTGAAGACGAAGATCGCGAGTGCGTTGACGAACCCGACCATGACGCTGCGGGGAATGAAGCGCATGAGCTTCGCCACACCCAGCACGCCCAGGATCACCTGGAAGATGCCCGCGAGGATCACGGTCGCGATGAAGTAGTCGAGGCCGTAGGTCGGCGCCACGGGTGCGATCACGAGCGCCACGGCGCCGGTCGCCGCGGTGACCATGGCCGGGCGTCCGCCGAGGAATGCGATCGACACGGCCATGATGAACGACGAGAAGAGGCCGACCTTCGGGTCGACCCCCGCGATCACCGAGAACGCGATCGCTTCGGGGATGAGTGCGAGACCCACGACCAGACAGGCGAGGACCTCGCGCGTCAGCATTCGAGGGCTCTTCAGTGCGTCGAGCACAGACGGCTTCGCCCGATAGCGGGCGCGATCATCGATCGCAGATGCTGACATGGGATGCTCCAGAGAACGCGGCCAGGGGGCGAGACCGAACAGTTAAGGGTAGAGCGGATGTCGGAGCACGGGAGTCGCGTGTCGAGGGCGAGATTCGTGCGGGAGCGATCTGCTCAGTGGCGAACCGGTAACGGCAGCATGAAAACAAGTGGACATGACTCTTCGGTTGGCTGTCTGCTCGCAGATTTTGCGCGGGTGTCGATTCGGGCGGATACTCATGCCATCCGTGCCGACCGTCTCGGCCGGACAATCGACATGCACAGCACCCCTGCTCTCGCTCCAGAGACGACCATCGCCATCGTCGGCGCCGGCCGTCTCGGTGGCGTACTCGCTCGGGCCCTCCGCGCAGCGGGGTTCACCGTCATCGGGCCGCTTCGCCGCGACGATCGGGTGCCGGATGCCGACATCGCCCTGCTCTGCGTTCCGGACGCCGCGATCCCTGCCGTGGCGTTCGCCGCCCGTCCGCACAGCAGGCTCGTCGCACACGTCTCGGGTGCGACGCCCCTCACCGACGTCGACTTCAGCCTGCATCCGCTGCAGACGTTCACAGGCACCGAGGCGCCCGGGGTCTTCCGGGGAATCGGTGTCGCCGTCGACGGTCGCACTCCCGAGGCGGTCGAGGTGGCAGCACGGCTCGCCAGGGCGCTCGGTGCGGAGCCCTTCCGCGTCGACGGTGACCACCGCGCGCAGTACCACGCGGCTGCATCCTTCGCCTCGAACTTCGTGCTCACGGTGCTCGATGCGGCCGAGCATCTCGCGCGGGACGCGGGCGTCGACCGAGCGCACCTGGCGCCGCTCGTGCGCCGGACGGTCGAGAACTGGGCGGCGTCCGGCGCGGCGTCCGCGCTCACGGGGCCCATCGCGCGTGGCGACGCGGCCACGGTCGCGCGGCAGCGCGCGGCATCCGCAGACTACCGAGACCTCTTCGACGCACTCGCCGCCGCGACCCGCGTGGTCGCTGACAGAAAGCCCCGCCCATGAAGATCCTCCGAACGATCGCAGAGGTGCGCGCCGCGGTGCGCTCGGCGCGCAGCGAAGGTGAATCCGTCGGACTCGTGCCGACCATGGGAGCGTTCCACGAGGGGCACCTGTCGCTCATGCGCCGGGCCTGCGCCGAGAACGGGCTCGTCGTCGTCTCGCTGTTCGTGAACCCGACGCAGTTCGGAGCGAACGAAGATCTCAGCACCTATCCGCGCGACGAGGCTCGCGACGCGGCGCTCGCCGACGCAGCGGGCGTCGACATCCTGTTCGCACCGGCCCCGGCCGAGATCTACCCGCACGGCTTCGCCACGACCATCCATGTGGCCGGCATCACCGAGGTGCTCGACGGCGCGAGCCGCGGCGCGCACCACTTCGACGGCGTCGCGACGGTCGTCACCAAGCTGTTCGGCATCGTCGCGCCCGACGTCGCGTACTTCGGGCAGAAGGATGCCCAGCAGGTGCTCGTCGTGCGCAGAGTCGTGCGCGATCTCGACCTCGATGTGCGGATCGTGGCGTGTCCGATCGTACGAGAGGCCGACGGCCTCGCCATGAGCTCGCGCAACGTCTACCTCGACGCGGATGCTCGTGTGCGGGCGACCGCACTGAACCGCGCGCTCAGTGCGGCCGACGCGGTCGTCGCCTCGGGAAACCGTGGCGGCGACAGCATCCTCTCCGCCGCTCGCTCGGTGCTGGAGGATGCGGCGATCGATGCCGAGTATCTGGAGCTCCGGGATGCCGAGACCTTGCAGCCCATGGATGCCGTGGAGCGTGACGCGCTCCTGCTCGTGGCCGCCCGCGTCGGCGACGCGAGACTGATCGACAACCACCTGATGAGAGGGGCTGCCTCGTGAGCGCCCATGCCGCACCGACCTCGCGCGTGACCCTCGGCGACATCGGGAAGAAGAAGGAGGCGGCGGAGCCGATCGTCATGGTCACGGCCAACGACCATCCGAGCGCGCAGATCGCTGATGAGGCGGGAGTCGACATGGTGCTCGTCGGCGACTCCGCGGCGATGACGGTGCTCGGCTACGACAGCACGGTGCCCGTCACGATCGACGAGATGCTCATGCTCACCAAGGCCGTGCGGCGCGGCCTCTCGCGCGCGCTGCTGGTGGGCGACCTGCCGTTCGGGTCGTACGAGGCGTCCGACGAGCTGGCCATCGCCACGGCGCAGCGCTTCGTGAAAGAGGTGGGCGTCGACCTGGTCAAGATCGAGCGAGGGGGCACGACCGTCGATCGTGCCCGTGCGCTGGTGAACGCCGGCATCCCGGTGGTGGGTCACGTCGGACTCACGCCGCAGACCGCGACCGCCCTCGGCGGATACCGCGCTCAGGGCCGCACGGCCGAGGCGGCGCTGGCCGTGATCGACGATGCTCTCGCGTTGCAGGATGCAGGTGTCTCGCTGATCGTTGTCGAGGCCGTGCCGTCGCAGCTCATGACGTCGCTCGCACCCCTGCTGCGGGTTCCGACGATCGGCATCGGCGCCGGAGCGGATGCCGACGGCCAGGTGCTCGTCTTCCACGACCTGCTCGGGATCTACGACGGGCCAGCCGCGAAGTTCGTCAAGCGCTATGCCGACGTGCGGAGAGCCTCGGTCGACGGCGTCGCCGCCTACGCCTCGGAGGTGCGCTCCGGCGCATATCCGGCGCCTGAGCACGGCTACGGAATGCCGGCGGACGAGGCATCGCGGTTGCAGGAGTTGCTCGCCGCACGGTGACCGTTCCGTCGGTGACCTTTCGGTCGGTGGCCGGTCGGTTCCCCCCTTCCAGTCGCAGTATGTGCTGTGCCTCGGCCGGCGTCAGCGTTCCGGTCGCAGTCTGTGTCGCTCGGAGCGCGCCGCGGCGGCACAGACTGCGACCGGAGCGTTCGGATCGCAGCGCGCGGCGGCACAGACTGCGACCGGAGCGTTCGGCATCCGCAGGGTGCAGGCGCGCTCGGATCGGATGACGGATGCCGTCCGGCCATCTGCCTCGCGGCAGCCCATTCCGAGATATCGCACGGCGGGTGCGCGCGGCTGGCTATCGTCCGCCACGGAGGCCTCGCGAGCGACGGGGCAGAGGGCGGGGACGCAGTGGCTGACATGTTCACCGAGATCACTACTCAGAGCGTCTCGGCATTCATCGGAGGTGGGGCGGTCGCTGTCATCCCGCCTCTCGTTCAGCTGATGCGGCGACGGCGTCGCGGCGCACGAGACGCCGTCGCCGCGTCGCGCGACCTGGTGATCTTCCCCGGATCATCGCTCGAGGATTCCCCGATCGACAACAGCCGCCGCATCGACAACAGCCGCCATATCGACAAGAGCCGCCACATCGACAACAGCCGCCATATCGACAGGAGCCGCCATATCGACAGGAGCCGCCACATCGACAACCGCAGCATCGTCATCAACAACATCCGCGATTCCGGGGATGTGAAGAGTGCGGCGAACAGCGACGGCTCCACAGAGAACCTGTGGCTCATCA
This window contains:
- a CDS encoding bifunctional 3-(3-hydroxy-phenyl)propionate/3-hydroxycinnamic acid hydroxylase, which codes for MTAAVDSEVVIVGAGPAGLMLANLLGLYGRSVTVLEARSDLIDFPRGVGLDDESFRTIQTAGLVDAVQPHTNPHHIMRLVNGSGRTILVNDPKTDEFGWERKHGFIQPEVDRALYEGLARFDHVRVLFDHEVVDVDEDRDTVTAIARTPEGEVRLSARYLIGCEGGKSPTRKRLGISFEGESPSTRWLVVDVNNDPLGTPNVFLGADPKRPYVSIGLPHAVRRWEFMLKPGETEEQVTDPAYVDALLRDHVPDPSSLDFIRRRVFTHHGRVAGSFRKGRQLIAGDAAHLMPVWLGQGWNSGMRDATNLAWKLATVLQGRAGDALLDTFTTERREHAKAMVDLSLTFGRVIKVTNPVVAAARDAAASVLNLFPSVKGYFADMRFKPMPRYTRGVLADPNTIAAGTASASLTRRLVPVRTANSAVSPVGVQFPQPRVNSIRGPHLLLDDVIGRWWAVIVWGNSPRDVLPASAIAQLERLGATLVAIVPETQRSWAEKTMADDVLVLGDHTGRMKQWFDDRPTPMVFLRPDRFVAGACLTQEGPATLEAILRSMHARM
- a CDS encoding 3-carboxyethylcatechol 2,3-dioxygenase, whose protein sequence is MPQALICMSHSPLLEHTDPPADVTHAVEAAFDHVRRFAEDFRPDILVNFGPDHYNGFFYDLMPPFCIGYEAHGTGDYDSWDGPIAVPTDLAERLAQHVISQDIDAAISRRMEVDHGAVQPAEIIFGGLDVVPMIPIFVNSVARPFTKMARVRRFGQSVGEFFRDSDKRVLFLGSGGLSHDPPVPQIATATPEQREFLTDGRHPTPEARAARQQRTIDTAVAFARGEADIMDLNPEWDLAFLDVVRSGDVERFDAYTADEMDAVAGHSSHEVRTWVAAYSALRACGEYDVTYEFYKPIREYIAGFGVTTAVLR
- a CDS encoding PaaI family thioesterase, whose product is MAIAADLPQLITHMEGFAARRGFDDIAVTLGLVPHAADGETISLRMPLTDALAQASGMFSAAALFGAADIAGTFVAMQTYEDSDGFPLAVQSNQHFLANSRADHAVATARVVRAGGNVAVIEVSVDDANHKPLMRATFTYVLAARALGR
- a CDS encoding MFS transporter, yielding MTEQATTTGHPADEHTPTRKQSRRALISSFLGSTVEYYDFLLYGAAAGLVFPVLFFPDTMDPALGAALSFVILLAGYVSRPVGGILFGHFGDRIGRKSMLFITLVMMGSVSVCIGLMPTFETIGIAAPLILVVLRVVQGLAVGGEWAGATLMAAEHVKEGNRGLAASIAVTGGPTGAVLATLVLGLFAGLPDDQFLSWGWRVPFLLSAILVIIGLYLRYRVTESPDFLRARAAGEVHTGVPIVRVLKKYPLSALFGILAAAGPLFMQALLAIWVVPYVAAQGVVPRQDALYMLTFSSFVHIFAIPFFAWLSDRFGRRPVMLTGAVISIALVFPMFALLNSGSYWLIALAFLVGNPIIQASMYGPIGAFLAEKFETQDRYTGVSLTFQLGSLLGAGTAPLVATWLFGLPNGGGTNNIAWYFIGLIVLAGLAVLLSKETMRTAAR
- a CDS encoding SulP family inorganic anion transporter, which encodes MSASAIDDRARYRAKPSVLDALKSPRMLTREVLACLVVGLALIPEAIAFSVIAGVDPKVGLFSSFIMAVSIAFLGGRPAMVTAATGAVALVIAPVAPTYGLDYFIATVILAGIFQVILGVLGVAKLMRFIPRSVMVGFVNALAIFVFSSQFPQLIDVPWLVYPLVALGIVVMIVMPRITKIVPAPLVSVIIVTAVVLTMGIAVPTVGDQGELPTSLPSLFLPDIPWTWETFGIIAPFALGVALVGLMESLLTAKLVDEITDTHSNKSRESWAQGIANMLSGFFGGMGGCAVIGQTMINVKASGARTRISTFFAGIFLFLLVVVFGDFVGTIPMAALVAVMIMVAIGAFDWHSIKPSTLKRMPKSETFVMVATVVLVLLTHNLAVGVVGGVLVASVLFVRRVAHFVSVSRTVVYDTARYVVTGELFFASSNDLTTLFSYSDDPEHVIIDLTGSHIWDASTVAALDAIETKYAALGKTVEIVGMNETSQRMRERLTGGFE
- a CDS encoding Rossmann-like and DUF2520 domain-containing protein; this encodes MHSTPALAPETTIAIVGAGRLGGVLARALRAAGFTVIGPLRRDDRVPDADIALLCVPDAAIPAVAFAARPHSRLVAHVSGATPLTDVDFSLHPLQTFTGTEAPGVFRGIGVAVDGRTPEAVEVAARLARALGAEPFRVDGDHRAQYHAAASFASNFVLTVLDAAEHLARDAGVDRAHLAPLVRRTVENWAASGAASALTGPIARGDAATVARQRAASADYRDLFDALAAATRVVADRKPRP
- the panC gene encoding pantoate--beta-alanine ligase, translating into MKILRTIAEVRAAVRSARSEGESVGLVPTMGAFHEGHLSLMRRACAENGLVVVSLFVNPTQFGANEDLSTYPRDEARDAALADAAGVDILFAPAPAEIYPHGFATTIHVAGITEVLDGASRGAHHFDGVATVVTKLFGIVAPDVAYFGQKDAQQVLVVRRVVRDLDLDVRIVACPIVREADGLAMSSRNVYLDADARVRATALNRALSAADAVVASGNRGGDSILSAARSVLEDAAIDAEYLELRDAETLQPMDAVERDALLLVAARVGDARLIDNHLMRGAAS
- the panB gene encoding 3-methyl-2-oxobutanoate hydroxymethyltransferase; this encodes MSAHAAPTSRVTLGDIGKKKEAAEPIVMVTANDHPSAQIADEAGVDMVLVGDSAAMTVLGYDSTVPVTIDEMLMLTKAVRRGLSRALLVGDLPFGSYEASDELAIATAQRFVKEVGVDLVKIERGGTTVDRARALVNAGIPVVGHVGLTPQTATALGGYRAQGRTAEAALAVIDDALALQDAGVSLIVVEAVPSQLMTSLAPLLRVPTIGIGAGADADGQVLVFHDLLGIYDGPAAKFVKRYADVRRASVDGVAAYASEVRSGAYPAPEHGYGMPADEASRLQELLAAR